TAATGGCTATAGCCCAGGCTGAGCAGCACCAGTCCTGCGCCGAGGCTGCTGGGGAGCCAGTGACTGTGGAGAGTCAGGCTCGATCGCCGATCCCAGATGAGGGAGGCAGCAGCCATCAAAAAGAGTCCACTCATGCCCAGGTGGGCCACATCTTCAATGCGCCAGAGCAGACTGAGGTAAACCGAAGACACCAGGCCAGCCAGGGCCAAGAGCCAAACATAGGGCTGGCGGGCTAGCTCCAAGGGAGATGAATTAGTGAGTTGCATGGGCGGGGGGGTCACTTAGGGGGGGATTGGGTGGCCAGGAAGGTACCTATACGATCGAGGGCTGTGGTGAGGAGGGGGAGATCATGGACAAGGGCGAAGCGTCCATAGCCTTCACCGGCGGGACCAAAACCAATGCCGGGGGCGAGGACGACTCCCGTACTGGCCGCCAGTTGGGTGCAAAAAGCCATGGAGTTCCGGTGCCAAGGGGTCGGCAGAGGTGCCCACACATAGGGGGTAGCGGGGGGCAGGGGCACCGTCCACCCCAGGGCTTGGAGATGGGCCACCCCTCGATCGCGGCGTTCTCGGAAAATCTGGGCCATGGCTACCACGGAGCGTTGATCCCCCGTCAGGGCTACGATCGCCCCCCGCAGAATTCCCTGGTATTGATTAAAGTCAATGGCTCCTTTGACCTGGCCCAGTGCTTCAATGATAGCCCGGTTACCAATGGCATAGCCCACCCGAAAGCCCCCCATGTGGAAGGACTTGGACAGGGAGAACAGTTCAATGGAGCAGGTTTTGCCGGGATCGGCCTGGAGAACAGAGGGCACCGGATCCGGGGCAAAACTAAAATCAGGGTAGGGGAAATCGTGGATTAAAACCAAATCATGGCGCTGACAAAAGGCCACGGCCTCCTCAAAAAAGGCCAGGGGCGCTAGGGCCGTGGTGGGGTTGTGGGGATAGCTCAGCACCATACACTTGGCCCGATCGAGAACAGATCCCGGAATATCGCCAAATTGGGGCAGAAATCCATGATCTGGAGCCAAGGGCATCCCGTAAATTTCACCCCCCGCCAGGTAAATCCCCCCCCGGTGGGAGGGATAGCAGGGATCACAGAGCAGGGCCACATCCCCCGGATTGAGCAGGGCCAAGGGCAGGTGACCGGTTCCCTCCTGGGAGCCAATGAGCAATAGCACTTCCGTGGCGGGATCGACGGCTACTCCGAACTTACGGGTATACCAGGCGGCGGCAGCTTCCCGAAAGGGCAGGGTGCTGTGGTGCAACCCATAGCCGTGGGTCCTGGGATCCGCCACGGCAGCGGCAATGGCGGCTAGGACTTCCGGGGGTGGGGAGAGATCGGAGGAACCCAAGGATAAATCCAGGATGGGTGTTCCGGCGGCGATCGCCTGGGCCTTGGCCCGATCCATGTCGGCGAAGACATTGCGCTGAAGCGGCTGAAGGCGGCGGGCAAATTCCATGGCCGGGGGCTAACTGAGGTGGGGGGCTAAAAACGCTTCGATGCGGGGCTTGGTGATGGCTCCTTCAATGCGATCGAGGACTTCCCCATTGCGCAGCACCACCAGGGCGGGCACCCCTTCCACCTTAAATTTCTGCACCGTTTCGGGGTTGGGATCCACTTCTATTTTTAAGACTTTGAGACCATCGCCCTGGGCTGCGGCCACTGCTTGCACCGACGGAGCCACCAAGCGGCAGGGTCCACACCAGGGTGCCCAAAAATAGAGCAAAACCGGTTGATCCTTCACCAATGCCTCCGCCTCAAATTGGGCATCTGAAATTTCTAACACAGCACTCATGATAAAACCCCTGCAAATGTCGTCTGTCGTCTGTCGTCTGTTGTTTTTTGTTTTTTGTTTTTTGTTTTTTGTCAATGGTGAGCTGGGCATAGCCCCCTTGCCAATGTAGCAGTGACCCGCCCCCCCGGTATCACCCATCCTTAGCCGGTCACTCCCGATCGTGGGATGGTTAGGGTTCTTGCCCCCGTGCCGACCCTGGTCCGGTTCGACGGCGGGGACAGCACGGACGAGGGGACTAACTCCCCTAGGAACGGGGAAGGAAAACAGTCTTTTTCCCCCTAGCTAGGGACGTTAGGGGGAATCGTTCCGTTTTTCCCTCATCGTTTGGATGGTTGCCAGGGGTTGCTTAGAACGAATCTAACTCAGCCCGCAGGGCTTCCAGTTCCGCATCCACTGGGGTGCCAACGTTGGTGGAGGCTCCCGATGCAGACACACTGCCAGGAAGTTGGCCCTGGGCGGGATTAGATCCCCCTAGCATTTGGGCTTTGAGGGCGGCAAGATCATCATCCACATCACTACCGGCCTCCAGGGCTGCAAATTTACTTTCCAAATCTGAGCCGCCCAACTCCATAGAGGCTTGGGATCGGGCCTCCAGTTCCAGCACCTTTTCCTCCATAAGTTCAAACGCTGCCATGGATCCCCCGACGTTGATCCCCCCCATCACATTTTGGAGCTGCTCGTTGGCCTTGGCCGCTTGTACCCGCGCCTTGAGCATATTTTTCTTGGTTTTGGCCTCGGAAATTTTCCCTTCCAGGGCAATCAGGTTACGCCTCAGGGAATCGACTTGGCCCAGTTGCTGATCCAGTTGCTGTTTGAGCATGGCCGCTGTTTCGGCATAGCCTTTTTTGCGCTGTAGGGCTTCCCGTGCCAGGTTTTCATCCCCCTTTTGCAGGGCTAGTTGTGCCCGCTGATGCCAAGTGTTGGCGGTGGATTGGTTCTGGTTATACTGTTGCTCTGTTTTCTTTTGGGAGGCGATCGCCTTGGCAACGGCTTGGCGAAGCTGTAGTAGATCCTCTTGCATGTCAATAATGACCTGTTCCAGAATCTTCTCTGGATCCTCGGCCTTGCTGACCATGTCATTAACATTGGAACGAACAACACGACTAATACGATCGAAGAGTCCCATGACAATTAATTCCCTCGTGGAATGCGCGGACTTTTAGCCTTTAGTTTAGCAGTCTGAACTTAGGAACCCCAAGGGTCCAACGTTGCCATCTGCCCCCCGGCCCCTAAGTTGAGACCGAGTTGAGACCGAGTTGAGACCCAGCAGACCCCTAGCACCATCAGCAGCGACTGACCGTTGGGGCACTGCCCCTATGGGTTGCCAGAAGCCACATGACTGATCTTCCAACCAATTATCAAAGGTAGGGGACAGGAGCGGTGTGATCTATTGTGATCTACTTCCTGCGATCTACGTCCTGCGATCTACATATATCCAGAGCAATCCCCAGGGTTGGCGGCATTGCCTACAGTTGTGACATAGCTAATTTGGTGTTATGGCTTCCGATCGTAATTGGGGTAGCGGAACGCAAACCTAACAGTAATTATTCAGGGGGTCACGGGAGAATGAGGGTTTCAGGCTTCAGAAAACAGACCTGAGGCGATTGGAGAGGGTCTATTTCACCTTGGCAGATTCCCTGATTTTGGTAGGGGCAATCCCCCCGTGGTTGCCCCGGCTGTGGGTCGCGAAGAGGGTCGGCACGGGGGCACGACCCCTACCCGAGGTCGAGGGTTCCCCAGTAAATTGAATCCCTTTGAGACGGTCCTGACCGGCGATCGTCGGGCTGAAACCCTACTAACTTCGTCCCCCCCTGAATAGTTACAACCCAACAAGGCTCCTGGGAGTAAGGACTTGTAGTCCTTATCTTTACTACGAACGAAGAGCGATCGCTTTGGTCACACTCAGGTCGGTTACACTCAGGTCGGTTAAACTCAGGTCGGTGTCCAGAGACCCGAAAAACCATGGCATTTTACATTTATTGGGGGGATGATGACTTTGCCCTAGTCCAGGGGGTTCAGACCCTGCGGGATCAGACCTTGGATCCCCATTGGGCCAGCTTTAACTTCGATCGCATCGACAGCGATCAAACCGATGGCCTTCGCCAAGCCCTCACCCAAGCCATGACCCCCCCCTTTGGCCAAGGGCAGAGGTTAATTTGGCTCGTGGATCCGCCCCTATTTCAGCAATGTTCCGAAGACCTGTTGCAGGAATTGGAGCGGACCCTGCCCCAGATTCCAGAGACCACGGTGTTGTTGATGAGCAGTGGCAAAAAACCCAATGGTCGGCTCAAATCGACGAAACTCCTCAATAAACAAGCCGAGGTGCGGGAATTTGCCCTGGTGCCCCCTTGGAAAACGGATCAAATCGCCGATCGGGTGCGCCAAGCCGCCAAGGAGGTGGGGGTGACCCTGAACCGGGCAGCGGGGGAGTTTCTAGTGGAGTCTGTGGGCAACAACACCCGCCAACTTTACAGCGAACTGGAAAAGCTGAAGTTATTTGCCGGCGATCGCCCTGAACCCCTAGATCTGGCCAGGGTCAGCAGCTTAGTCACCACTAGTACCCAAAACAGTTTGCAGTTGGCCAGCGCCCTGCGATCGGGGGATGTGACCCGCGCCCTGGGGTTACTGGCGGATCTGATCAACCGCAACGAACCCCCCCTGCGCATTGTGGCCACCCTGGTGGGGCAGTTCCGCACCTGGCTGTGGATTAAGGTGATGTTGGAAGCGGGGGAACGGGACGATAAAGCGATCGCCGCCGCCGCCGACGTGGGCAACCCCAAACGGATCTATTTCCTGCAACAGGAAATCCGCAACCTTTCCCAACGGCAACTTCTGGGCTGTTTACCCCTCTTGCTGGATCTGGAAGCGGGGCTGAAACGGGGCCAAGATCCCCTGGAAGCCCTCCAAATCAAAGTTATTCAAATTTGCGAAATCTGCCGCCATTAAACCCCGCCCCTTAAACCGCGCCCCTTAAACCCCGCCCCTGGATCCATCCCCTGGGTACGGGTCTCTCGTCTGCTGCGGCTTCTTGGGTGCATCCCGCTGGGGTTGCCCTCACCCTCAATCCCTATCCCAGCACGGGAGAGGGACGTTGAACATTCTGGCTCCCCGTCTGCCGCCCTGGGAGAAGGGGCTGTGGGGATGAGGGATGAAGAGCACGTTGCCCAACGGGGATGCTCCCTGCTTCTCAATCTCTCTGGTCTGCCTTTTCTGGATCTGCCTGTTCTGGGTCTGCCGCGTTCAGGTATTGTATGACTCAAGCCAAATTACTGTATATTAACGGCGATCGCCGCCGTAAATCCGGCCCAGGAACCCTGGTTGGAACCCTAGGCGGTACGCTAGACAAGATCCTAGACCGATAGGCTAAAACAGACCGATACGCTAAAACACAGCCACCCCGTTGCCTGCTCCACGATCGGTGACTTTCTCCACGATCGCGAGCATTTACGATCATACAGCAGTCCGAAATGGGTCATGTGGTGTGCGCCCTCCGGGCGCACACCACACCAGGGGTTTCAGAGATCGAGAGCCTTGCAACTGATTTAGGATTGCTGTAATATTCTCCATCGCCTTAGCCCAAGGAACCATCGCAGGATCAACCCTGTGCAAGCTTACCGAAAATCTGGGTCTAAAGCCCCGTCCTTCTAGGACGGCTTTTCTTCCTGCAACCGATCTATCCAGTCTTCCACAAGCTGGGTCATCGTCTTCTCTCTCTGTTCCGCAATCCGCCTAAGCTTTGCCAACCTAGCGCCGGACACCCTTAAACTGAGACTTTCTTTCGCCATTGTACCTACCCATCGTCTATCCATCTATGCTATCATGGTTAGCATGAAAGTACGATACCAGTACCGAATTTATCCAACACCGCAACAGGTCAAAGGGCTGAATCAGCTTTTTGGGTGTTGTCGAGTTGTGTACAACGACGCGCTGGCGATTGTGCGGTCAGTGCCGCAGGGCGAGAAATGGCCCAGCAATGCTGAACTGCAAAAGCTGGTGATCACTCAGGCCAAAAAGACGGCTGAACGGGAATGGTTGGCCGATGTGTCAGTCGTGCCCTTGCAGCAGTCGGTTCAGGATTTAGGTGCTGCCTTCAAGAACTTTTTGAGAGCCGTAGCGGCAAACGAAAAGGGTCAAAGGTGGGCTTCCCTNNNNNNNNNNNNNNNNNNNNNNNNNNNNNNNNNNNNNNNNNNNNNNNNNNNNNNNNNNNNNNNNNNNNNNNNNNNNNNNNNNNNNNNNNNNNNNNNNNNNCAACACCGCAACAGGTCAAAGGGCTGAATCAGCTTTTTGGGTGTTGCCGAGTTGTGTACAACGACGCGCTGGCGATTGTGCGGTCAGTGCCGCAGGGCGAGAAATGGCCTAGCAATGCTGAACTGCAAAAGCTGGTGATTACTCAGGGCAAAAAGACGGCTGAACGGGAATGGTTGGCCGATGTGTCAGCCGTGCCCTTGCAGCAGTCGGTTCAGGATTTAGGTGCTGCCTTCAAAAACTTTTTCGAGAGCCGTAGCGGTAAACGAAAAGGGCCAAAGGTGGGCTTCCCTCGGTTCAAAAAGAAGCTGAACCAACAGTCGGCACGGTTTGTTCGGACGGGATTCTCCCTCAAGGGCAATAAGCTTGAACTGGCCAAATTAGGCCGATTCAAGGTGAAGTGGTCAAGGCCACTGCCCTCTGAGCCTAGCTCTGTGACCATTATCCGCAACACGGCTGGACAATACCATGCCAGCTTTGTAGTGGAGATTGGCTCCATCAACATTGAGCCACTACGGCCCTCAATTGGGGTAGATCTAGGCATCAAAACCTTTGCCTTTCTCAGCACAGGTGATCGGGTAGAATCCCCTGGATATAATCGGTTAGACCGAAAGACGCGGCGGTTTCAGCGTAAGCTGGCCCGCCAAGTTAAAGGGTCTAAGCGTCGCGAAAAGACTAGGCTGCGCCTTGCAAAGCTGAAGCTAAAAACGGCCAATATCCGAAAAGACTTTCTGCACAAGACCACGACCCAGCTAATCCACGAAAATCAAGTGGTGGTGTTGGAGGATCTGGCGGTGAAGAATATGCTTGGTAATCGGAAGTTGGCA
This region of Prochlorothrix hollandica PCC 9006 = CALU 1027 genomic DNA includes:
- a CDS encoding LL-diaminopimelate aminotransferase, which gives rise to MEFARRLQPLQRNVFADMDRAKAQAIAAGTPILDLSLGSSDLSPPPEVLAAIAAAVADPRTHGYGLHHSTLPFREAAAAWYTRKFGVAVDPATEVLLLIGSQEGTGHLPLALLNPGDVALLCDPCYPSHRGGIYLAGGEIYGMPLAPDHGFLPQFGDIPGSVLDRAKCMVLSYPHNPTTALAPLAFFEEAVAFCQRHDLVLIHDFPYPDFSFAPDPVPSVLQADPGKTCSIELFSLSKSFHMGGFRVGYAIGNRAIIEALGQVKGAIDFNQYQGILRGAIVALTGDQRSVVAMAQIFRERRDRGVAHLQALGWTVPLPPATPYVWAPLPTPWHRNSMAFCTQLAASTGVVLAPGIGFGPAGEGYGRFALVHDLPLLTTALDRIGTFLATQSPPK
- a CDS encoding thioredoxin family protein, which produces MSAVLEISDAQFEAEALVKDQPVLLYFWAPWCGPCRLVAPSVQAVAAAQGDGLKVLKIEVDPNPETVQKFKVEGVPALVVLRNGEVLDRIEGAITKPRIEAFLAPHLS
- a CDS encoding PspA/IM30 family protein, translating into MGLFDRISRVVRSNVNDMVSKAEDPEKILEQVIIDMQEDLLQLRQAVAKAIASQKKTEQQYNQNQSTANTWHQRAQLALQKGDENLAREALQRKKGYAETAAMLKQQLDQQLGQVDSLRRNLIALEGKISEAKTKKNMLKARVQAAKANEQLQNVMGGINVGGSMAAFELMEEKVLELEARSQASMELGGSDLESKFAALEAGSDVDDDLAALKAQMLGGSNPAQGQLPGSVSASGASTNVGTPVDAELEALRAELDSF
- the holA gene encoding DNA polymerase III subunit delta → MAFYIYWGDDDFALVQGVQTLRDQTLDPHWASFNFDRIDSDQTDGLRQALTQAMTPPFGQGQRLIWLVDPPLFQQCSEDLLQELERTLPQIPETTVLLMSSGKKPNGRLKSTKLLNKQAEVREFALVPPWKTDQIADRVRQAAKEVGVTLNRAAGEFLVESVGNNTRQLYSELEKLKLFAGDRPEPLDLARVSSLVTTSTQNSLQLASALRSGDVTRALGLLADLINRNEPPLRIVATLVGQFRTWLWIKVMLEAGERDDKAIAAAADVGNPKRIYFLQQEIRNLSQRQLLGCLPLLLDLEAGLKRGQDPLEALQIKVIQICEICRH
- a CDS encoding helix-turn-helix domain-containing protein; translated protein: MKVRYQYRIYPTPQQVKGLNQLFGCCRVVYNDALAIVRSVPQGEKWPSNAELQKLVITQAKKTAEREWLADVSVVPLQQSVQDLGAAFKNFLRAVAANEKGQRWASL
- a CDS encoding RNA-guided endonuclease InsQ/TnpB family protein; its protein translation is TPQQVKGLNQLFGCCRVVYNDALAIVRSVPQGEKWPSNAELQKLVITQGKKTAEREWLADVSAVPLQQSVQDLGAAFKNFFESRSGKRKGPKVGFPRFKKKLNQQSARFVRTGFSLKGNKLELAKLGRFKVKWSRPLPSEPSSVTIIRNTAGQYHASFVVEIGSINIEPLRPSIGVDLGIKTFAFLSTGDRVESPGYNRLDRKTRRFQRKLARQVKGSKRREKTRLRLAKLKLKTANIRKDFLHKTTTQLIHENQVVVLEDLAVKNMLGNRKLARAISQQG